The following proteins are co-located in the Ailuropoda melanoleuca isolate Jingjing chromosome 13, ASM200744v2, whole genome shotgun sequence genome:
- the RAB37 gene encoding ras-related protein Rab-37 yields the protein MDQQRLDSYQRGASRDFNEHVLRKTILVGDSGVGKTSLLVQFDQGKFIPGSFSATVGIGFTVSAPRLWGPGVSLSGSQRETGGRSHWIIQAGLIRRLLTKGEAGAPLPSERPHNRDLGTPVGRQLAGARAPPAGRSAQRQREPGCGTSGPRDARPHADLLSWAPSQDGLLGAGVVGVTGQREEPVGVRAGAVEGDMTGMSGAAATRDGEAPERSPPCSPSYDLTGKPRKTKRGRRRMGEREGRRAGSEAWPGSAHPLPQAWLTEIHEYAQRDVVIMLLGNKADVSSERVIRSEDGETLAREYGVPFMETSAKTGMNVELAFLAIAKELKYRSLWQPDGPHFQIRDFVESQKKQPSCCSFL from the exons ACCATCCTGGTGGGTGACAGTGGCGTGGGGAAGACATCTCTGCTGGTTCAGTTCGACCAGGGCAAGTTCATCCCAGGCTCCTTCTCGGCCACCGTGGGCATCGGATTCACAGTAAGCGCTCCCAGACTCTGGGGCCCTGGTGTGTCTCTGTCAGGGTCCCAGCGGGAAACAGGTGGACGCTCACACTGGATCATTCAAGCAGGTTTAATACGAAGACTACTTACCAAGGGGGAGGCAGG CGCCCCGCTGCCCTCCGAGCGTCCCCACAACCGCGACCTGGGGACACCTGTCGGCCGCCAGCTGGCCGGGGCTCGGGCGCCGCCTGCGGGCCGCTCTGCGCAGCGGCAGCGAGAACCGGGGTGCGGGACCTCAGGTCCCCGCGATGCCAGACCTC ACGCTGACCTGCTGTCGTGGGCGCCCTCGCAAGACGGCCTGCTCGGGGCAGGTGTCGTCGGGGTGACCGGACAGAGGGAGGAGCCTGTCGGGGTCCGGGCCGGGGcggtggagg GGGACATGACGGGCATGTCTGGAGCCGCTGCCACCCGGGATGGAGAGGCCCCCGAGCGCTCCCCGCCCTGCAGTCCGAGCTACGATCTCACGGGCAAG CCCAGGAAAACCAAACGGGGCAGAagaaggatgggggagagggagggaagaagggctggTTCTGAGGCATGGCCTGGCTCAGCTCACCCTCTCCCGCAGGCCTGGCTCACTGAGATTCATGAGTACGCCCAGAGGGATGTGGTGATTATGCTGCTGGGCAATAAG GCGGATGTGAGCAGTGAAAGAGTGATCCGCTCAGAGGATGGAGAGACACTGGCCAGG GAATACGGAGTTCCCTTCATGGAGACCAGCGCCAAGACGGGCATGAATGTGGAGTTAGCCTTTCTGGCCATTGCCAA GGAGCTCAAGTACAGATCCTTGTGGCAGCCCGATGGGCCCCACTTCCAGATCCGAGACTTcgtggagtcccagaagaaacaGCCCAGCTGCTGCTCCTTCTTATGA